A single genomic interval of Culex pipiens pallens isolate TS unplaced genomic scaffold, TS_CPP_V2 Cpp_Un0018, whole genome shotgun sequence harbors:
- the LOC120429043 gene encoding uncharacterized protein LOC120429043: MSNVESVHLVQVMALLLAVGHIGADLYQMNVEFDRYEIEYSVIGRFDRVRIRKFNRTTPVINGSYDLAVDLDNNYEIGIICSRSALGNNQFHLIPFKLSPMPVCDFIKKYAFDYQDIWQNKSNFPRVPAEGICPYPKGTYWVKDLALDANLFPPVIPEGYYRCYLDVYRISPRELLHHQAYYTRITKELLKY; this comes from the coding sequence ATGTCCAACGTCGAAAGTGTTCACCTTGTCCAGGTCATGGCTCTTCTGCTGGCAGTTGGCCACATCGGCGCGGATCTGTACCAGATGAACGTCGAGTTCGATCGGTACGAAATCGAGTACAGCGTAATAGGTCGCTTTGACCGGGTTCGCATCCGCAAGTTCAACCGCACCACCCCGGTCATCAACGGGTCGTACGATCTGGCCGTGGATCTGGACAACAACTACGAGATTGGCATCATTTGCTCGCGCAGTGCCCTCGGCAACAACCAGTTCCACCTGATCCCGTTCAAGCTGAGCCCGATGCCGGTGTGTGACTTTATCAAGAAGTATGCCTTCGACTACCAGGACATCTGGCAGAACAAGTCCAACTTCCCGCGCGTGCCGGCCGAGGGCATTTGCCCGTACCCGAAGGGCACCTACTGGGTGAAGGATTTGGCGCTGGACGCGAACCTTTTTCCGCCGGTCATTCCCGAGGGTTACTACCGGTGCTACCTGGATGTGTACCGGATTTCGCCGCGGGAGCTGTTGCACCATCAGGCGTACTACACGCGGATCACGAAGGAGTTGCTGAAGTATTGA